The Oleispira antarctica RB-8 genome contains the following window.
ACAGTCTACTGCTCTACCAACTGAGCTATCGAGGAACTTCGTTGAGTGGGTGCATTATGCTGATGCTGTTCATTTCTGTCAATAGTATTTAGTAAACTAATTTAACAAAGTCTTTGATTTATATCGATATTTTATAAAAGGTTACTTTAACGATGGGTTTGTATATAAAAAGCCTCAGGATCTTTTAGATGCTGAGGCTTTTGTGTAATAAACACTTTTATACAAGATTTATATAAGCAAGGCTTTTATATAAAAACCCTTAGATTATAAAGCGTTTCTTTAGCGCATTAGCTTAATGCTTTTGCTAAGCGACTAATTGCAGTCTCTAGATTTTCCATGCTTGTTGCATAAGAAAGTCGCATGTGACCTGGGGTTCCGAAGGCGGAGCCTGGCACTAACGCAACTTCTGCTTCAATTAGCATCTTCTCGGCAAATTCAACGTCGGTCTCGCAGCTTGCTGCTTGTATTGCGCCTTTGAAGCTAGGGAACGCGTAAAAAGTACCGTCACTTTCAATGCATTCAACGCCCGGAAGTTCGTTTAAGGCTTTAACCAAGTAATCATGACGCACTTTAAACGCACTTAGCATTTCTTGAATACAATCTTGGTTGCCATTCAGTGCCGCTTCGGCGGCGTATTGCGATATGGATGTTGGGTTTGAAGTACTTTGCGATTGAATTTTTTTCATCGCTTTTACCAGCACTTCGGGGCCACCAATATAACCAATGCGCCAGCCTGTCATGCTATACGCTTTTGAAACGCCATTCATTACAACAGTACGGTCATAAAGCTCAGGGCATACGGTGACTATGTTGTGAAAGCCTCCTTCAGCCCAAAGAATGTGCTCATACATATCATCGGTAGCGATTAATATATTAGGGTACTTTAATAGTACTTCAGCAAGTTCTTTTAGTTCAGCTTCTGTGTAAGCAACACCAGAAGGGTTACTTGGGCTATTTAATACCACTAATTTCGTTTTAGGGGTAATGGCCGCTTCTAATTGAATTGCGGTCATTTTGAAACGATTTGATTGTTCGGTTTCTACTATAACCGGCGTGCCTTCGGCAATGCGAACCATGTCGGGGTAGGAAACCCAATAAGGTGCAGGAATAACAACTTCGTCGCCAGCATTTAGTAGCGCTAATGCCATATTGAAAAAGCTTTGCTTACCACCACAAGAGACTAGAATCTGGTCTGGCTGGTAGCTTAAGCCGTTATCACGTTTAAATTTATCGATGATGGCTTTTTTTAAGGAAGGCGTGCCGTCTACTGCGGTATATTTAGTGAAGCCCTTATTCAATGCTTCAATCGCCGCATCTTTAATGTGCTTAGGGGTGTCAAAATCAGGTTCACCGGCGCCTAAGCCAATAATATCTTTACCCGCCGCACGTAATTCAGCAGCGCGATTCGTGACTGCCAGTGTAGGGGATGGTTTAATATTTTGTACGCGATCAGACAATTGAAGATCCAAGATCTTTTCCTCTAAAAACAGCTATAAAAGTAGTTACCTTAAGTAAGATACAACCCTGCTTGGCTAAATATCAAACGATTTAAGGTGGTTTTAGATGTTAACTTCGGCATTATACTTAAAAAAACTGTAATTTTAAGCATTTACATAAAATCGTATCTTCATTCGATCGAAAATCAGGTATTCTTTGGTTATAAATGGCATATCTTTCTTATAGAGCATGGATGTAAATTGGGGAGCGTGTGGATTGTTAAAAATTGATAGGTGTATTAAATGAGCCAGGAAGTAAAGGTAGGTAATATGACGTCGGCGAGTAGTCATGACGTCGATAGAGATGAAATTGATCTTGTCGATTTAATAAAAAGCATTTGGTCTCAGCGTGGCTTGGTATTGGGAATTATGTTACTTGTTGTGTTAGCAGTCTTATCTTTTCATTCATACAAGGCTTCTTTCTCTACCGCTAATCGTATTGATTATCCTATTTCACTTTCTTTTCTAGCAGACAGCAAGCCTAGTTACCCTAATGGTACTTCGTTTTCCCCTAGAGATTTAATCACGGGCAGAGTATTACAAAATGCCATTAGCACTTCGGGCTTGGAATTAACGTTGGAATCTTTAGAGAAATCAATCACGGTTGCGCCTTCAAATAGCCTATTAAAGAAAAGCGAAGATAAGTTATCAGTCTTGTTGGCTGACGCGAAAACGTCTGAAGAAATAAGACTCGCAGCAGAGGCGAGTTTGAAGTATTTAAAAGACGCGGGTAGTGGTTATGTAACAGTGAGCCTTAATATTCAAGAATTGGGTGTTAATAGCCAGCAGGGTTCTTTTTTGCTTCAGATAGTTGTTGATGAATGGGCAACGTTATCTCTTGAGCGTGGATTGATGAATGTTGATATCGCAAGACCATTAGTGCCATTTACGATCATAGAAGGCAGCAATTTAATTGATAACTATGATCAAGCCTCTAATTACTTGAACTCACTCACTACCGCTGTACTTCAGTTGTCAGAATTGAGTGGTTCTAGCAGCATTGTCGTTAATCGTATGAGTATAGAAGATGTTCAGCGTCGTTTAACGGCTTTAGGAGATCGTGATATTGGCCCTCTGCGTGAATTTGCTTATTCAAACTCATCTTCACTTGCAGAGTCTGATTCAGCAATTCAGGTGCGTTTGTTTGCACGTCAGCGTTTACTGGATCTTGAGCATGCTCGCTTAACAAAGCTTATTAGCTCTTATGATTTAGCTCTTGTGCAGCTAGGATCTGATAATCAACAACAGCAGTATTCTGGTAGCTCGAATCAAAATAGTCAGGGGAATCCAGGTCAGTTCGATCAATCGTTTTTGGATTCTCTATTACAGCTTGGTACTAGGTTGGGAGCGGTTGATACTCGTAAGCAACTGTTTGAACGTAGGATTACCGCAGTCGAAGAATTGCTATTGCTGGAAAAAGAAATTTCTATTCTGCTGGGGACGTCATCGAGTAATGTGATGAAGATTGATCCTGAAGTCATCTTAAAAGGGGCGTTGGTTACCATTGAGAAAGACTTGAATGAAATTCAGCAAAACATTGGGCAATTTGTAGATGCTATTCGTGAGCTGACTTTAAGCAGTCATGCTCAAGTATATTCAGCAAACTCTGCTCCTCAAGTTCGTGGTGGTTTTATGGAATTAGCGCCTCGATTTGCTTTGTTTATCGTGCTGGGTAGCATTTTAGGATTGTTTTTAGGCATTTTTGTTGCTTTGATTCGTTCTGCGTTAATTAACAGTAAGTAAAGTCACAGTATCAGATTGAGCACAAATAGCCGTTTATGAAAGATAAAAAATTTGAGCTTAAATCTAAATATCAGCCTGCGGGTGATCAACCTACCGCGATCAAGGGGTTGATTGAGGGTTTAGAAGATGGGCTTTTACGTCAAACGTTGTTAGGTGTTACTGGCTCGGGTAAGACTTTTACCATGGCCAATATTATTGCTCAGCAGCAGCGCCCAGCGTTGATTATGGCTCATAATAAAACGCTGGCGGCGCAGCTATATGGGGAGTTTAAAGAATTTTTCCCAAATAATGCTGTTGGTTATTTTGTTTCTTATTACGATTATTACCAGCCTGAGGCTTATGTTGCGGCCTCTGATACCTTTATTGATAAAGACGCGTCGGTTAACGAACACATTGAACAGATGCGTCTTTCGGCGACCAAGTCGTTATTAGAGCGTCGTGATGTCGTCATTATTGCCAGTGTGTCTTCTATCTACGGCTTAGGAGACCCTGAGTCGTATTTGAAGATGATGTTGCATATAGAGGTGGGTGATCAAATTGATCAGCGTACTATTTTGCATCGTCTTGCTGAGTTGCAATATGTTCGTAATGATATGGATTTTCATCGCGGTAACTACCGTGTGCGTGGGGATGTGATTGATATTTTCCCTGCAGAATCTGATGATGAAGGCATACGAATTGAATTGTTTGATGATGAAGTTGAGCAGATTAGCCAGTTTGATCCTTTAACCGGACATATCGTTCAGCGCTTGGCGCGTGCAACTATTTATCCTAAAACCCACTATGTGACGCCACGCCAGACGATCTTGGATGCTGTGGAACATGTTGAAGTGGAATTGGAAGAGCGTATAAAGCAATTTAAAGATAATAACTTGCTGGTTGAGGCGCAGCGAATCGAGCAGCGCACTCGCTATGATTTAGAAATGATGCGCGAGCTGGGTTATTGTTCGGGTATTGAAAACTATTCACGCTACCTTTCTGGCCGTGATTCTGGCAATGCACCGCCGACATTATTTGATTATTTACCGAAAGATGCTTTGGTATTCGTTGATGAGTCTCATGTGTCTATTCCGCAAATTGGCGCTATGTATCGTGGTGACCGCTCGCGTAAAGAAAATCTCGTTCAATTTGGTTTTCGCTTGCCTTCGGCTCTTGATAATCGACCGATGAAGTTTGAAGAGTGGGAGGCGATAGTCCCGCAAACCATCTTTGTTTCGGCAACGCCTGGCCCTTATGAAAATGAACATGCTGATAAAGTTGTTGAGCAGGTTGTAAGGCCTACGGGCTTGCTTGATCCTATTATTGAAGTTCGACCTGCTGCGGGAGATCCTAGCAAGGGCACCGTGAGTCAGGTTGATGATGTACTGGGTGAAATTCATAAGCGTGCGGCGATAGGCGAGCGTATTTTAATAACGGTGCTGACTAAGCGCATGGCGGAAGATCTTACCGACTATCTGTTAGAACATGATGTCCGTGTGCGTTATTTGCATTCCGATATCGATACGGTAGAGCGGGTAGAGATTATTCGCGATCTTCGTCTCGGAGAGTTTGATGTGTTAGTGGGTATTAATTTACTGCGTGAAGGTTTGGATATCCCAGAAGTCTCTTTGGTGGCGATATTTGATGCCGATAAAGAAGGCTTTTTGCGCAGTGAGCGATCGTTGATACAGACCATTGGCCGTGCGGCGCGTAACTTGAATGGTATTGCGATTCTCTATGCCGATAAAATAACCGAATCAATGAAAAAAGCGATGGGTGAAACGGCTCGTCGCAGAATTAAGCAGCAAGCGCATAACGAAGCTCAAGGTATTATTCCTTTTGGTGTCACTAAGTCGGTTGAAGATATTTTGCAAGCCGCTGTTGCTCCTGGTGGGCGTGCTAATCGAGATAAGAAAGGCCGAAACGATAAACGTTCATTGCAGCAGCAAGTGGCTGAAGACAGTGCGGAATATTTAGCACAAGCGGCAAGATTAACGCCGTCGCAGATCGCTAAACGCATGTCAGAAATTGAAGATGAAATGTACTTAGCGGCAAAAGAGTTGAAGTTTGAGAAAGCGGCTCAGTTACGCGATGAGTTGCATGAGCTAAAAGCTTTAATGATTAAAAACAGCTAGTCAAAAGTACGATGGACTGATGATTTTTCTATATATTTGAGTCGTTTTTAGAAAAATTGGTTATTTTTTCTGGGTATGTTGATACATATTACTCATGAAAATGTCGTATTTTGGCCAGTTGGCACAGTTTGACTCGCTTAGTGGTACTTTTACTCTAAAAGAAAGTTTTGACGGTTGTCAGTCACCATTCATTCACTCTATAGTGTGTCCTTGATCACAAAATAATAATAAATCACCAAGGAAACAACATGAAGCAAACTCTCGTTAGTCAGTGCTTTATCTCGATGCTCCTGCTTTTAATACTGCCGCTTTCTGCATCGGCGTTAACCATTGACGGTTATGAAATTCCACAAATTATTCCTGCAACCAGTCAGCACGCTGAATTAAAATTAAATGGTGCTTCTATGCGCATTTTGTACGGTGTTGTTGATACCTATATTGGTAAGCTTTATGTTGAGAATCCAGAAACCGATCCGGATGCACTGATTGAGGCTGATGAGTTCAAGCGGATGGTTTTTAAAATTGTGATGAAGCGAATAAGTGGTCGTCGTATTGCCAAAGCGATGTACGAGGCTTTACAGCTTAATGTCACTCGAGAAGAAGCGAGTGTGTTGGAAGATCGTTTGCAGCTACTGGTGACTATGTTTGATAGCAGTCTAAAAAAAGGCCAAGAAAGTTATGTTGAGTGGGTGCCTTCGGAAGGTTCGCGTATCGTTTTAAACGGTGAGGTGAAGGGTATGATTCCCGGTAAGGATTTATACGATGCCCTTCTTAGAATTTGGATTGGTGAAAACCCTGTGGGAAGTACGTTTAAGCGCCAGGTGTTGGGTATTGAAGAGTATCAGGCTCCTAGATCTATCCGAAGAAAAGGGCGTCGTTAATGATTCAGTTTAATTTTATTCGCTAATAGAAGAGTGGCGAGGTAAAATTCGAGCTTACCAAAGTTAGCAAATGAGTGTCCATCTTTTACAGGGTACACGACGTGTACCGCTTATGGGATATTTCAAATGATGGGGTGCTTGCATGAAACTGGGTGATATTTCGGTATCGTACGTCGAGATCTTACGTAAAGCCATGCTGGCTCTGGATAGTAATCCGCAGTTGATCTTGCAGCAATTTGGCTTGAATGACATTACCATGGCTTCTCCAGATGCTCGCATCAGTATTCCACGCTTTATGCGCTTAGGCTTTGCTAGTATTCAGTATTCCCAGAAGCCTTGGCTTGGTCTGGAGATGGGGATTCAAACCAGTGCAACCAATTTGGGTGTTGCGGGGTTAATGGCCCTGTCGGCGTCAGATTTAAAAATGGCGTGCAAGAGCATTTGTCATTACGAGTTATTAAGCAGCTACAATACCCGCGGGCAATCCGCATTTTATATGTCGGAAGGCTTTGGTATTGCTCAGTTTTATTCGATCAGTCCTTATAATAGCTTCAACTTATTTGTCGTCGATTCTGTTTTGTCCGGATGGTATAGCTTAGTGCAATGGTTAACGGGCCGAGATGATTGTATTGAAGCAATGTGTTTCGAGTTTGATGAGCCGGAGTACAGTCATGTTTATAATACGTATTTTGATTGCGAAGTGCGTTTTTCTCAGCCTTATAACGCCGTTATTATAAAACCTCATGCTCTTAATTATAAAGTGCTGCATGGTTGTGCTTCGACTTATGAGTTGTTGAAGCGACAAGCGGATGCAGATCTTGAAAAAGTACGCATGGGATTAAATTTTAGCGAGAAGGTCGCACGAGTCATTACTCCATTGCTTAATGGTTCCACGCCTACATTGGATCAAATTGCGGAGCAGCTTAATATGGCACCTTGGACGGTACGTCGTAAGCTAGTGAGTGAAGGGGTGACGTTTCAGCAAGTATTAAATGATACTCGCCGAGGCTTGGCTGTGAGTTATGTAAAGGATACTGCGTTTACGTTGGGGGAAATAGCCTACCTGTTGGGCTTTGGTTCTCCGACAGCCTTTCAGCGTGCGTTTAAGCGGTGGACGGGAGTTGCCCCAGGTAGTTATCGACATGATACGAGTGATCATGCTACTTAGTGTTGTTACATCTCTGTTGCGTCGTCCGCATCATCTTCATAATCGTCTAAGTGTGTTGTATTTAAATCTTCTTCGTATTCCATCATAGTGGAAGTCCTCTTTTTGCTTTCTTTATTTTAGTATTTTTATTTCAATGTTCGAAAATCATACGCGTCATATGTCATGGCTTGTATGCAATTAGAATAATCTATTAATATTACAGATTTATGAATTGAGACAATAAAAAGAAAGGTTTGGCTATATTTCTGTTTAGGTGTGTTCTAGTTGTTGTTTTAAGTATTTTTAAATAGAAGGGAAAAACTGATGTGCATCTGAAGGTCTATGTATTAAATGGCGGACTGGACGAGACTCGAACTCGCGACCCCTGGCGTGACAGGCCAGTATTCTAACCAACTGAACTACCAGTCCGCATAATACAACTTTCTAACGTTTTTCTACTACTTTTTACCAAGAATAACACGATGTTATAATTGGTGGGTGATGACGGGATCGAACCGCCGACATCCACCTTGTAAGGGTGGCGCTCTCCCAGCTGAGCTAATCACCCGCTTTTAGCGAGGAGTAGGGCTCTAGGAGCAACTACATGTCTCTACTATTTTTTCTACTTACTTTCTTCATTACTGAAGACTTTAAAATGGCGGACTGGACGAGACTCGAACTCGCGACCCCTGGCGTGACAGGCCAGTATTCTAACCAACTGAACTACCAGTCCACTTAAAGCTTTGATTTATAAATCAGTCCAATTCTTATTGTCACACTGTTATGTGTTAGATAATGAATTGGTGGGTGATGACGGGATCGAACCGCCGACATCCACCTTGTAAGGGTGGCGCTCTCCCAGCTGAGCTAATCACCCAACGTATAAATCAGATACTACTTGTAACATTAAATGGCGGACTGGACGAGACTCGAACTCGCGACCCCTGGCGTGACAGGCCAGTATTCTAACCAACTGAACTACCAGTCCACTTTAATATTACCTTTGCTTAAACAAGTCTAGCCAATCTATTCGTCACAACTATTTCTAGTTAATAAATTGGTGGGTGATGACGGGATCGAACCGCCGACATCCACCTTGTAAGGGTGGCGCTCTCCCAGCTGAGCTAATCACCCAGTCTTGTTTCAGCGAGGTGCATTCTACATTTATCCTAAGACATGTCAAACATTTAAATGAAAAAAGTTTATCTTTTTCAGTAGCTTGCGTGAAAAGCAGGGTTTAACCCGCTGCTTTATCTGCAATCGCTTGTTGTTTAGCTTGCTGCTTCGCTAGTCTCTTCTCTTTTTTCTGTTCGCCGATCACAAGTAAGCAAGGAGTTAGTATAAGAGTAAGGATCGTTGCGAAAGTGAGCCCACCTGCAATGGCGGTTGAAAGTTGAGTCCACCATTGCGATGACGGAGCCCCCGCAGTCACGTGATTATGGATTAAATCAATGTTCCACTGAAAGACCATTGGGATCAGCCCAAGTACCGTGGTGACGGCGGTTAATAATACGGGGCGCAAGCGTTGAGCGCCTGTTCTGAGCGCTGCATCGATTGCTGGGACGCCTTCTTTGATCAGTTGGTTAAAGGTGTCGATGAGAACAATATTATTATTCACCACAATGCCTGCGAGTGCGATAACTCCCATGCCACTCATAACGACACCGAAGGGCTCGCCTAGTAGCAATAATCCAATTAAGACCCCCACAATCGAAAGCACGATTGCACTGAGGATTAACCCAGCGTGATAGAAGCTATTAAATTGTGTGACTAATATGGTTAGCATTAAAAAGATGGCGATGAAAAAAGCTTTTGCTAAGAATAGACCCGTCTCTTCCATTTTCTCAAAATCACCAC
Protein-coding sequences here:
- the uvrB gene encoding UvrABC system protein B, whose protein sequence is MKDKKFELKSKYQPAGDQPTAIKGLIEGLEDGLLRQTLLGVTGSGKTFTMANIIAQQQRPALIMAHNKTLAAQLYGEFKEFFPNNAVGYFVSYYDYYQPEAYVAASDTFIDKDASVNEHIEQMRLSATKSLLERRDVVIIASVSSIYGLGDPESYLKMMLHIEVGDQIDQRTILHRLAELQYVRNDMDFHRGNYRVRGDVIDIFPAESDDEGIRIELFDDEVEQISQFDPLTGHIVQRLARATIYPKTHYVTPRQTILDAVEHVEVELEERIKQFKDNNLLVEAQRIEQRTRYDLEMMRELGYCSGIENYSRYLSGRDSGNAPPTLFDYLPKDALVFVDESHVSIPQIGAMYRGDRSRKENLVQFGFRLPSALDNRPMKFEEWEAIVPQTIFVSATPGPYENEHADKVVEQVVRPTGLLDPIIEVRPAAGDPSKGTVSQVDDVLGEIHKRAAIGERILITVLTKRMAEDLTDYLLEHDVRVRYLHSDIDTVERVEIIRDLRLGEFDVLVGINLLREGLDIPEVSLVAIFDADKEGFLRSERSLIQTIGRAARNLNGIAILYADKITESMKKAMGETARRRIKQQAHNEAQGIIPFGVTKSVEDILQAAVAPGGRANRDKKGRNDKRSLQQQVAEDSAEYLAQAARLTPSQIAKRMSEIEDEMYLAAKELKFEKAAQLRDELHELKALMIKNS
- a CDS encoding 1-aminocyclopropane-1-carboxylate synthase; its protein translation is MDLQLSDRVQNIKPSPTLAVTNRAAELRAAGKDIIGLGAGEPDFDTPKHIKDAAIEALNKGFTKYTAVDGTPSLKKAIIDKFKRDNGLSYQPDQILVSCGGKQSFFNMALALLNAGDEVVIPAPYWVSYPDMVRIAEGTPVIVETEQSNRFKMTAIQLEAAITPKTKLVVLNSPSNPSGVAYTEAELKELAEVLLKYPNILIATDDMYEHILWAEGGFHNIVTVCPELYDRTVVMNGVSKAYSMTGWRIGYIGGPEVLVKAMKKIQSQSTSNPTSISQYAAEAALNGNQDCIQEMLSAFKVRHDYLVKALNELPGVECIESDGTFYAFPSFKGAIQAASCETDVEFAEKMLIEAEVALVPGSAFGTPGHMRLSYATSMENLETAISRLAKALS
- a CDS encoding Lipopolysaccharide biosynthesis protein, with product MSQEVKVGNMTSASSHDVDRDEIDLVDLIKSIWSQRGLVLGIMLLVVLAVLSFHSYKASFSTANRIDYPISLSFLADSKPSYPNGTSFSPRDLITGRVLQNAISTSGLELTLESLEKSITVAPSNSLLKKSEDKLSVLLADAKTSEEIRLAAEASLKYLKDAGSGYVTVSLNIQELGVNSQQGSFLLQIVVDEWATLSLERGLMNVDIARPLVPFTIIEGSNLIDNYDQASNYLNSLTTAVLQLSELSGSSSIVVNRMSIEDVQRRLTALGDRDIGPLREFAYSNSSSLAESDSAIQVRLFARQRLLDLEHARLTKLISSYDLALVQLGSDNQQQQYSGSSNQNSQGNPGQFDQSFLDSLLQLGTRLGAVDTRKQLFERRITAVEELLLLEKEISILLGTSSSNVMKIDPEVILKGALVTIEKDLNEIQQNIGQFVDAIRELTLSSHAQVYSANSAPQVRGGFMELAPRFALFIVLGSILGLFLGIFVALIRSALINSK
- a CDS encoding Transcriptional regulator, AraC type — encoded protein: MKLGDISVSYVEILRKAMLALDSNPQLILQQFGLNDITMASPDARISIPRFMRLGFASIQYSQKPWLGLEMGIQTSATNLGVAGLMALSASDLKMACKSICHYELLSSYNTRGQSAFYMSEGFGIAQFYSISPYNSFNLFVVDSVLSGWYSLVQWLTGRDDCIEAMCFEFDEPEYSHVYNTYFDCEVRFSQPYNAVIIKPHALNYKVLHGCASTYELLKRQADADLEKVRMGLNFSEKVARVITPLLNGSTPTLDQIAEQLNMAPWTVRRKLVSEGVTFQQVLNDTRRGLAVSYVKDTAFTLGEIAYLLGFGSPTAFQRAFKRWTGVAPGSYRHDTSDHAT